The genome window GCACGCGCGTTTGCAGGCCGCGTTGCAACGCATCGGCGGCGCACGCGGGCCGGATGCGCGGCGCGCGCGCTGGCTGGTCGTCCATCCGGGCGCGAGCGCGGCGTCGCGGCGCTGGCCGGCCGAGCGTTTCGGCGAAGCCGCCGCCGCGGTCGCGCCGCTGTTCGACGGCATCGCGGTGACGGGCAGCGCGGGCGAACGCGAGCTGATCGACGCGGTGTGCGAACGCGCCGGGCCGCGCGCCGTGCCGCTCGCCGGCGTGCTGCCGCTCGGCGAACTCGGCGCGCTGATCGAGACGGCCGATCTGCTGCTGTCGAACAACAGCGGCCCCGTGCATCTCGCGGCCGCGCTCGGCACGCCGGTGGTCGACCTGTACGCGCTGACCAATCCGCAGCACACGCCGTGGCGTGTGCCGCATCGTGTGCTGAACGTCGACGTGCCGTGCCGCAACTGCTACCGCAGCGTCTGCAATCAGCCCGGCCATCCGTGCCTGCGCGGCGTGAGCGTCGACGACGTGGTCGCCGCCGTGCACGCGTTGCTGCACGGCCGCGCGCGCCATGCGCAACGCGCGGCCGCGCGGGCTGCCGCGCACGGCGGCGAGCCGGTCGCGGCGCACGCATCGAACGTGCTGCCGTTCGCGCACGTCATCACGAGGAACTGACGCATGCCTGACCCGATCCATACGCTCGGCATCAACGCCGCTTTCCACGACAGCGCCGCGTGCATCGTGCGCGACGGCGTCGTGATCGCGGCGGCCGAGGACGAACGCTTCACGCACGTGAAGCACGCGAAGCGCCCGGTGCCGTTCTCGACCTGGGAGCTGCCCTTCCACGCGATCGACTATTGCCTCGCGGAAGCGGGCATCACGCTCGCCGACGTGGACCACGTCGCGTATTCGTACGACCCGTGGCTCGAACTCGACCGCGAAGGCACGGAGCCGGCGCTGACCCTGCCGCTGTCGCCGTCCGCGCATGCGCCGCGCGCCGACGGCGCGTCGCCGTGGCATCCGCTGTTCCTGTCGTCGATCGTCAACGCGCCGCGCCAGCTCGCGGGCGGCGCGCCGCATCATCTGCAGCGGCGCTTTCGCGGCGTCACGCACGACGGGCCATTCCGCTGGCATTTCATCGAGCACCATCTCGCGCACGAGGCGAGCGCGTTTCTCGCGGCGCCGTTCGAGCGCTGCGCGGTGATGACGATGGACGGGCGCGGCGAGCGCGCGACGACCA of Burkholderia sp. NRF60-BP8 contains these proteins:
- a CDS encoding glycosyltransferase family 9 protein, which produces MNMAWSRARRILCVRLDSMGDVLMTTPALRALKESGADRRLTLLTSRTGAALATHLPMVDDVWRYDAPWVKHPDVRGDPVADLDMIDRLLAARFDAAVIFTVYSQNPLPAAMMCWLAGIPLRLAHCRENPYELLTDRVPETEPESHVRHEVARQLALVRTVGATTSDWRMAFDPGDVARRALHARLQAALQRIGGARGPDARRARWLVVHPGASAASRRWPAERFGEAAAAVAPLFDGIAVTGSAGERELIDAVCERAGPRAVPLAGVLPLGELGALIETADLLLSNNSGPVHLAAALGTPVVDLYALTNPQHTPWRVPHRVLNVDVPCRNCYRSVCNQPGHPCLRGVSVDDVVAAVHALLHGRARHAQRAAARAAAHGGEPVAAHASNVLPFAHVITRN